In bacterium, the genomic window GTTTTTTGTGGTGTTCATGGGCAGCCATGGCGCTGAAGAGTAAGGCTTGGGGGGGAAAAAGGCAAGAGAGCTATCGCTTGAAGAGGGAAGAAGGAATAGGGAATAGGGAATAAAATCCGAGTCTTTCTTCCATATTCCACCTTCCAGATTCCCCATTCCAACCATGATTCGCGGGAGAGATACCAATGAAAAGCTATCGTAAGGAGCTCTGGTTCGACGTACCTACCCGAAGGGCCTTTATCCACATCACTCCCCACGTGCAGGAGTGCCTGGAAGAAAGCGGCATCCGGGAGGGGATGGCCCTGGTGAACGCCATGCACATCACGGCCTCGGTGTTCATCAACGACAACGAGCCGGGCCTCCACGAGGATTACGAAAGGTGGCTGGAAGAGCTGGCCCCCCACGAACCGATCAGCCGGTACCGGCACAACCTCTCCGGCGAGGACAACGGCGACGCCCATCTCAAGCGCCAGATCATGGGCAGGGAGGTGGTTGTGGCGGTCAGCGACGGCCGACTGGACTTCGGGCCGTGGGAGAGGATCTTTTACGGGGAGTTCGATGGGGGGCGGAGAAAAAGAATCCTCCTAAAGATAATTGGGGAATAACGGCCCCAATAGCACATCATCTGCTGCCTCCAATAACTACCCTCATTACTCTCCCTGTCCCCATGTGAAGCAATCTCGGGTTCCTGTAAAGGCGGCAAAAGCCTTAAGGCAGATGTTCCGCCCGTCCTCGCCCCTTCGACTAGCCCGCATTATTCATGATGCAAATGAGATGTCAGCTAACTGTGTGACAATTAAAGATGATGACTTCGCAAAAAGTCATCAACGCGCCCCGC contains:
- a CDS encoding secondary thiamine-phosphate synthase enzyme YjbQ, which encodes MKSYRKELWFDVPTRRAFIHITPHVQECLEESGIREGMALVNAMHITASVFINDNEPGLHEDYERWLEELAPHEPISRYRHNLSGEDNGDAHLKRQIMGREVVVAVSDGRLDFGPWERIFYGEFDGGRRKRILLKIIGE